TCGGTCCCGCAGCACGGACGTTATCGCGCACCCATGAAGCGAATTTCTGGTCGGCAGCAAGTTCACGCAGCCGTTCAAACTCTTGTTTTCTCTCCTCTAACTTGCCTTCTAATTTCTCAACCGTCGCAGAAACGTTCTCAAGTGTTTTCTCTTTCTCCGACCGTTGACCCGAGAGCGTGTTGATCTGCTTGTTGTAATCCGCAATCTGCTCACCGAGCGTCTCATACTCGTCAGTGTCAAACGCTTCATTCTCAGCCTCTAGCTTGTCAGAGAGGTCTTCACCCTCGTCGTTGAGCGACTCAAGTGTCTCCTCAATCTCCGCTACGGCTGCTTGGCGTTCCTCCAGCTTTTCAGCAGCCTGTTTATTCCGTTCAAACTGTTGGTAGGCCTCTTCGGTTTCACTGAGCGTTTCTTTTACTGCTTCAAGCTCGTCTTCGACATCACCGAACTCATCAATCTCTTCGTCTAACCGTTCGATTTCTGCGTCTACAGACTCAATCGACTCTTCGACTTCACCAAGTTCACTCGGCGCATCAGCGTACTCATCGACTTGGGCCTTCGCTGTGTAGTACGCATCATTCGCATCTTCAAGCGAATCACGCTCTTCTTGCAATCCTGGTAATTCATCAATTGCTTCTCTGAGCGAGACTATTCGTTCCCGAGTCTCATTTCGCTCCCCGTTGAGTTCACGAAGGTCATCCTGTAACTCAGAGACTTGGTTCCGACGCATATCAAGCTTCGAAACTCGCTTTTCGACCTTTTCAGCCTCGGACAACTCTGCCTCTAATTCCGAGATCTCCTGAGCAAGAGCTTCTTGTTGACTCTGTATCTCTTCGATTCGGGCTTCACGCTCTTCGATGAGATCTGTGCGATGATCTGCCTTCAGCGATTTTCCACAGGTCGGACACGGAGCGTCTACTTCCGCATCTTCAAGCTGCTCAAGTTTCTCCTTCAGATCGGTTTCTTCCGCATTCAACGATGCAATTTCTGCTTTTATTTCGCCAATTTCCTCACGCAGGTCAGCTGCATCAACAACCTTCGCTGCCTCAGCCTCAACCTCCTCAATAATTTCAACTTCTTCACGAAGCTCGGTGAGTGTGTCTCTTGCATCAGAATCAAGATCTGAAATCTCACCTTCCAACCGCTCGACAGTCTTTTGATCAGCTTCTAATTCAGAAATACGGTCTTCAAGTTCCTCATAGCGGTCCTTTTGAGCCTCGTACTCTTCGAGATTCTCTCGAGCCACCTCGTGTTTTTTAACCTGCTCTTCGAGTGCTTCTTGCCGGATTTCGAGCTTCCCGAGTTCCGCTTCTTGTTCCTGTTGTTCCGTCCGTAATTTCTCTAACTCATCGATCTGTTCCTCAAGTGCTTCCTGCTGAGCCTTCGCATCACGATACTCTTCGTACCCTTCACGAGCCTCTTCGCACTTCCTTTCGGCCTCTCGCGCAGTTTTGAGCTCAGTTTCTGCTACTTCGAGAGCCGACTCTTTCGCCTCAATCGCTTGTTCGTTCTGCTCGATATCTCCTTCAATCTCTGCAATTCGACCTTCGATAGCCTCCAACTCCTCGTATCTGTCTTCGGCCTTTGTAAGCTCGGCTTCTGCTGAAGAAATTTCCGCTGACAACTCGTCAATTTCCGCTTCTAATCGTGCTCTGTCTTCTCGTTCCTCAGGGAGACTCTGCACTTCCCCCGTGAGCTCACGGATCTCCTCTCGCACCTGTCCGCGTTCGGCTTTAATTTGATCTGGAACTCCTTTTAGAGTGCTCCAAGACTCCTCATACGCGTCAATATTCAGTAGCTCATCAAACGTTGACTTCCGTGCTGCCGGTCGCTGTGCGAAATCAGAGAGAAACCGTGTTTGAGGCACCCCGATACACGACTCCCACAGATTCCCCAACTCATCGCTATCCTTCAGATCAAACCTCGCACAAAGCCACTTCATCAACGCTTTCTTCGAATCGATATCCTGATCGATCCACTCATCGCGCTCGCCATCATACCGCGCAACACCGTATTTCGAATACCCGGCAGACCGAGTTACACGGTACCTCTGTAATCCGTCTGCTTCATCCAGTTCGATCGTGACCTCCACAGTCCCTGAAGATGCGCCTTCCCGAACAAACTCCTTATTATTGAACGGAAGCGAATCAAAAAGCGCAAACCCAATTGCCTCCTGAATCGTCGACTTCCCAGACCCGTTCTTACCGAGAATCGCAGTCACACCCCCACGAAGCGAAATCGTTGTTCTATCCTCGTACGACTTGATATTCTCTAATGTAACATCGATAATCTTCATTCGCTATCACCCTCAACCACAGCAGCGTCCCGGTCAGCACCACCAGTCTCAGCTTCCTCCTCAGCGTTCCCGAAGGGGTCCTCTTCAACATCCAGCACTACACCATCAGCGGCCTCTGGGAACAGGTCTCGGCGACTGCTTGAAACAACATCAACGATATCGTCTGTGTTCTCTCCGTCCTGTGCCATGCGGTGCGCGTCACCGAGAAGCGTCGCCACCGACTCAGACTGCTCACTGTATTCAGATTCAGTCGCAATCGTTTCGAAAACCCGTTTTTCAAGCGCTGCAGTCTGCAGCCGACCGTTAATGAACACCTCATCATCATCAAGATCAGCGAGCAGCTCCTGGATCTCTGCGGTTGTCACACGACTCGTGTTCGTTTGTACGTATAACGCATTACACGCTGTTCCAGCTTGTTCAGCGAGTTCGTCAACTCGGAAACTACCTCTGTCAAACTGAAGCGTTCCAACGAACCGAAGATCAAGAAGTGGCTCACGATGATCACTCCCTAACAGGAACTCTTCTCGCCCCAACATCTCTCGAAGAGAAGCTTGTTGCTCCTCAATGTGTTCACCGAACGCTGTTTCGAGTTCACCTGCCGAATCAAATGGTGTCACATCAAGCTCAATAGTGAAGAATGGGCGTCGTCGAGATGAGTTGTGGACAACGTCGTGAGCAAGTTGGCCGGGACCCTCATACTCATCGTCTGCCTGACTCAGCTCCACATTGTAGTAGCCATGCTCCCAGTCATCACGTGCTTCTGCCGTGGAGTGGGCCTCGGGTGATCCTGGATTGAAAATCCAGCCACTGGCGTCGTAACACTTGTGAATGTGACCCAACGCTAAGTAATCCACTTCTTGTCGTACCTCTCGTAGTTCCGCGTGCGTCACGTTCCCTCCGAGTGCAGGTACCTCGTCCTCGATACCGAAGTGACCCAATAGAACCGTGTATTCAGCCTGACCGTACTCCTCTGCAGTTCTTTGAATACCGGTAGCGATTTGTTCAAGCGCAGTATCTGTTCGAGCTCCGCGCCATTGCAATCCGAATACACGAACCGTCCCATCCGGTGTTTCTATATCATAGAACCCTGAGTCGTCTCCCGGATCTTCGGCGTCGTATTGTTCGAACCTAGCAGCTTCAGACTCACTCTCTAGATCCGCTTCCAGTAATACGATGTGTCCCCGGCGGTGGAGATAGTTTAGCCACGTCACTTCACGCGGCGTCAAGTTCTCGTCGTGATTACCCCGAGAAACGAGAACCGGAACATCGTCAGGAACGACGTTAAGTCCCTTCTCAGCAGCTTCCAACACTTTCGGGCGAAGATCACGCGAGTGAAACAGATCACCAGGCAGGACGATCGCATCAGGGTCATCCTGCATGATAAGCTGTAACGTCGCTTCGAACGTGTTCATCATATCATCTTCTCGCTGCTTCAGTCCGTATTGCCGATGTCCAAGATGGATGTCTGCAAGATGTGCAAATTTCATTTGTTCTGTCCTTGTAATGTGTTTAGACGTATGGAACTCCTCTGATAAGTTCCCCGTTAATAAGATACCCTTCACGTGCAGACTCAGCGCATTTGTCCGCATAATACGTCGTTATCGGCAGTCGAGTGCTCCCCTGATCACTTCCGATGTGGCTTTCGCTGAGCCAGTACACTTGTTCTAAGAGCGTTTGCATCGGAGTGTCACCAGCCCGTCGAACAACGCGAAGAGCTCGTGGAGTTCCCAACCCGTCGCTCTCGTCAAATTCTGGTCGACCAGTAGTCGTAAGGAAACCAAATTCATCATTCTGAGCGATGAACAGTTGTCCTTTGTGATCAATCTGGAAATCCCCGTTTTGGAGTATTGCTGCGCGTGGAGCACCGCTTTTTCGAACATCTACAATATCGATTTCAATCCCTATCTCATCGAAGGGTTCTACAATGGTATCGACATCTTCGAATACACGTCCATCACGGTGAATGACAATGTTACTCGGTGAGTCACCTTCTGCTCGAACAAATTCTCTGTTCACGTCTTTGAGGATATCAATGATTGCGTCCTCATCAAACGTTTCTCCAGACTGGAGTGACTGTGTTTTTGAAACGAATACTGTCCCGTCCGCCAAAACCACGTTCGCACTCGCTCCGAGGAACTGACCTGTTTTCGGATCACGCGTCGCATCTAACCCCACGAAGCAATCCACCTCACCAGGCATCTCATCGACACGCCATGGAATCCCTCCAGCACCTGCAACCAGTCCAAGTGCAGTATTACGAACCGCCCATTTGTTGTCGAGATTATCCTCTCGAATCATTTACGATGGGATCGCCTGCTTCCCAAGTGCCTTTTTGAATTCCGCGTATGGATCGTCGATATCACCATTCCGAATGCGTGTATCGTTTGGTGAAGGCACGACCGCTAGCACGGCATCAACATCATCGATCATCGCCACTGAATTACTGTAGTTTACCGCACTACCGAGTTCATACTCTGTGTACGATGTTTCGTCTGGCTCACAACCCCAAGATCTGAGCTGTTTTTCCAACCGGTCACGAAGCTGCTTGAACTGGTCAGCGCAACACTCAGGTACAAGATACTGTATTTTGAAAGACGACGGGCGGCTATGTGCTCCGTACTTTCGTAGTCCTGTAGATGGAAGGCTTGTTGTCTGATTATCTCTGAATCTGAGATTGTTCGACCGGTCAACTGTCGAAGACATGAACGAGAGACTCGGTCCGACTGGTGTCGAGGTGATCCGAGAATCGATCCCCGAAAGAGGATCTAAATCATCGACGAACTCGATTGCTTTTCGAAACCTTTCATCAGGGAGCATCTTCGCAGCACGATCCCACTTCCTGTGGAACTCTGGAGCCAGTTTTTTTACTACCTCTTTTTTCGGAGACACTCGGAGGAGATCCGGGACATGGATATCTGTATTATCGTTATGCGGATTGTACTGAATCTCAATTAATTGTGGATTCTTCGATCTGAGCTGTTCAGAGAGTTCATCGGAAATTCGGCCCTGTTGTTCATACCAGTCAGCAAGCGACTGACCTCCAAAATCAGGAATTGGGTCGGTGTATCGCTTGTCAGCGAAGCCTTTGAGTGTTCCACTGCCAGGCTTCGAATATGTTTCTGGATCATGTTCAACATGTGTGCCAACCAGTTCGTCTACGGTCGCGTTTATTTGCTCAATGTACTCGTCGACAGTAACTCGACTTCGTGCATGATGGCTGAGTTCGATTCCAGCAAACCCATCACCAGATGGAAACAGATCAAGACGAACACTGTAGGAGAGACACGCTTCGAAGAGACCATCAGGCCCTTTGATAACCGGTTGCTTGGTGTGAATACGATCCACACGTCCGGTTTCATAAACATCGTCATCGACTGTCTTCTTCACTAACTGTTGGAGCAACCGAACGATTTGCTCGTTATCGGATTTATCATCAGCGTATAGAGTGGTCCGTGTCTCATCTGTGAGAGTGAATGGATCTGGAAGGTCAACAGACATCGGGTCCGTTGTAATAATAGACATCGCCCCCACAACCGAGACACCAGCACCACTGCACGCGCGGAGATACCCTGCAAGGCGGTACGTCTCATTCATAGGATCATCGTCAAAGACGGCCGTTGCCTCAATACTGTACTGATATACTTTCAATTCCTCAAAACTCCGATCAAACTCAAACAGCGACAAATACGGTACGCCATCATCAAGAGAGTCTAATAGTGTGGGTGAATTTGTCTGATCATCGCTTGTCGGAGCTTCGATTGGTTCAGCATCGAGCTGGTATGATCCGTTCAGGCTTTTTTTATTCTTGAACTCGTTTCCTTTTGCGTTCGTGAGTTCGTACCAGCGACCTTCTTCCCACGCAAAATCGCTCAATGCATTGTTTTTCCAGAGAGCAAGAGGGAACTCATTACCAGCCGTATCACAGACTTTGAGTCGATTAGCCATTTTGTCTGTCGTACAACTCAGTTTGGAGAGTACCTGAACTCGGATATCGATTTTTTCGCCGTCTTCGATGTCAGCCTGGGTAACCATCTACCTCTGTAATAGTAGGCATTTAACATATAACTTCCTACTAAGCGAATCTCAAACACGCTAAAAATAACTTAGCATCAATAGATGTTCTAAAAGTCTAAAAAAGAGTGATGGACGGTTAGAGAACTCTATTCACAACAAGAAGAAACCAATTCGAGATGAGATGATAGTAGAAATCAACCACACTTACTACATCAATAGAAATAGGGGGCTGTTTGACCACAGCAATTGAGAAATAGAAACATTAGGATGAGCTAACTTTTATAAAATTAGATTAGAGATAACTACCATGTCTGAAACCGAGCGCTCGCAGAATTTTATTACTGATGCTAAGCATCATAACGGGTGGTGGAGCGATGAGACCTCACAAAGCCTATCACGAGCGGTAGCTCTCACACCCCGATCCGATTTTTATAATATATTCAAAATAACCAGCAATAAACGCGAAGATGGTGCTGAGAATCTCACTTATTCGATCTTTGGACAAACAGGGATCGGAAAAACAACGTTACTTCATCAACTCATAGCAGCTCTACTCAATACCGTAGACTTCCCCGACAACAATCAAAATATTAGTCTCGAATCCTCAGTCTCTCCTCGCCAAGTCCTCTACGTCCCTTTAGAAGACTCACTCTACCATTTAGAACACCCCGACAAAGGCATCAAACCTCTTGAAAAAGTCATTGACTACTTCAAAACACACGTTGCGCCCCGACAAGGTCCTAAATTCATTTTCATAGATGATGTCAACGCACTAAATATCACCGAGGACAAGAAATCAGCACTTCTCGATATTGTCGACAACGAGACCTACCTATTCTTAACCGGTATCGTAGCAAAACAAACCACACTCTCTGGATTATCGGGAGCAGACAAAATCGACGAGATAATCGGACCAATACCAATACTCCCGATGAAATTCGTTGATGCAATCAAAACAGAAGGCGTACTAGGGACCGAATTTGATGCTGATTTTGGCACACAAATTGAATCATACCAGTCTACGGGATTGCCAGGAAATTCACCTATCAAAACTATTCGAGATGGGCTCAAACTATCAAATTCAGAAACAAGCATAGAAACAGCTGTTGAAACTCTGGACGAGCTACACTTCGGTATACTTGACTCAACAGTACGAGACAACCTCCATGACGCAGCACGTGATTACTTACGACAAAACGGAGCTCTTCACCACAATCATGACGCTACAGTCAGGAATGAACTCGCCAAATCTCATTTCCTACTTTTCCTATATAAAGAACTCTCAAAGTACGCGTCAATACAAAACCCCGAAAACCTACACCGAATTAGTTCAATCGCAGCCAGTCATGCTGGTGAGGAAATTCAATACACAAAAATCAGTGATCAAATAGGGGTTGACAGGCGAACAGTCGATAGCTACCTCAATGTCCTCGATGAAGGAATCGCAGTTACAGAATCCCACGACTTTTCACTCAGACGATACCGTCGAACTCGCTTGTATCTCCGTAATCCGCGACATCTCGTACTGCTCTCACAACGACAAGAACACTACGGATTTGAAGACTATGCCCAACAGAACGTTCTCAACCACGAATTCGAATACAAACTCGCCCGTACCGTCGCCTTCGACCACGCAAAACGACTCGCCTACTATGTCGAGGCTTACGACGTCGAATACACCGAAACAGACACTGGCCTCATCGACTACATCTTACACCAAAACGGACAGGTACTGCCATTCATCTTTTCTTATCACCCACACACCGATGCCCCAGAACAAATCGCAACAGAATTCGATCCCAACGTAGGCCAACACACAAAAAGAGACAGCGAGGAGTTACAAGAATTCAATTACGAAGCACCGTACCGATTCATAATCACAGACAGTCTCCCACAGAGTGCCACAGAGAACCAATCACTATACGTCGAACGAGGAGAAATCAATTTGTGCTACCTTCCGTACTGGCTGTTCCTACTCATCAGTTAATCACATCGTTTTGTAGCCACTGTCCCTTGAGATATCTTTACAAAATCCCCCACCTCCAAACGCGATCCACCAATGACTGTCTGAATTGAAATACGAGTCTCATCTCACCGAACACAGACTTATATGATTTCAAACTATATACAGCATTGAGTAATGCCGAATGATCAATCGCTGGAGTTACTTTCACTTCCTTCTCCATCGGTGACACGCTTATCTCAATCTGCAGTCCAGGATACAATCCAGTATTTTGAACCAGACCTTATCACGATTCCAGGTCCACGAGACGCAGCAGCTTACGCACAAGTGCGTGATGCTGCAGATGTTTTTGTGATTCACCCTCAACTCGGTCGCAGTGGCGAACACATCAGTCATTACAGATACAGCACAGACACCGGAGTTCGTGAAGCACCGAACACCACTTCAGACCCTGGAATGATCGATGTACTTGCAGTCCAGAATCTCGATATCCTGCCCCGTCTCCAATCAGAACTCGAAACCAACACCCGAGACACAGGAAGTAGAGCCGCAACATACCTCATACTTCCTCAATTCTCTATTGAATGGAACACGACTAGCCTCTCAACAACACTCCCAGAACAAGATCAACTTACAGCAATCAGTAACTGTCTTCCAGAACCATTCACTGTTCTCGCTGGAGAACAACCAGCAGAGTACAACCATGAGTGGTCAGTACAGTCAACTCAGTCCTCAGACACGCTACCGATTGTTGGATTAGGTGCAGACAATCAAGGCAGTGCTACGGTTGCACAATACAGTTGTACAAGCCGTGGAACAGTCGCTGCAGAAGCTGTTGATGCTTCCAAATTCGGATTAAAAGCCTTGCATGGAGTGGGGGCGTCCACAGCACAACGATTGCAGCAAAAAGAGTGCCGCACGACACAGGATGTTCGAAACCTCTCTATCACAGAACTTGCTGAACTCCCCGGGATAGGACCCACACGAGCTGAGAAAATACACGGTCACGCCGACGTCATCGAATCAGGAGAACCACTCGTCCTCACGAACAAAACACCAATCAAAACACGAGGGAACCAGCCACCAGTTTGTTTAGATATCGAGACCGATGGACTCTCACCGACGATCATCTGGCAATTCGGTGTTTACGATCCGGCCTCGGACACTCACCAAGCATTCATTGAGAAACACAATCCAAAGAACCCAGAAACCGTGCTTGAAGCGTTCATCACCTGGTTCATAGCAAATCACGGAAACAGAACCGTGCTTACGTGGAACGGGTACGGGTTCGATTACCCGAAAATCAAGCAGTTCCTAACCCAATACTGTCCAGAGTACCTTGATGCGTGGGATGACGTTTGGACGTATGACTTGTATAAATGGGCTGTTCGAGATGGGAACGCATTGCTGCCCGGTCGAACGAACAAACTCGATCATGTCGCTCGTGCACTCGGGTACGAGGCTGCAGAGACTGGGTTGACCGGTGCGAAAACAGCCGCCGTGTATCAAGAATTCATGCGTAATCCAGACGATCCCGAGCGGGAACCCGACTGGGAGCGACACAAGCAATACTGTAAAGATGATTGTCAAGCCTTGTGGCACGTTTACCAAGCTATCACAGACGCGAAGCGACGTGACATGACCGACAGCGGCACCGGTGGTGTCGATGGGCAACAAGCTGGACTCACGGACTTCTAATCATGAGCGAACACAACACACCCGACACAGGATCTCAAACCGAAATGACTGGTGACACTCTCCTCGACACATTTCCACGAACCAGTCTCACATCTGAGTCCGATTTCATAGAAACAATACAAATACCAGAAAAACCAGCCGAAACTGTCCCTGCAGGCGATATTCTACGCCCAGAACTCGCCGAACCATACCCATTCGACTTGTTCAGTCACCAAGCAGCAGCACTCAACGCACTCGAAGACAACGACAACGTCACCATCGCAACATCGACTTCCAGCGGTAAAACCCATATTTACGGCTTGCAAATCGCTCGGAATCTGCTTGATGCAGGCGTTCTCAACGCTGACGGGACCAGAGCAACAGAACAAAACGATGCATCAACGGCGCTGTGTGTCTACCCAATGAAGGCGCTGACGAAAGACCAACACGAATCACTCACCGACCTATACGACCAACTTGGATTAGACATTCGTGTGGAAACCTACGACGGTGACACAACCGGCGACCGTCGAGCAATCAGGAACGAAGCAGACGTTATTCTCACCAACTTCGCAGCACTGAACGTGTACCTCGAACACCACGACAAGTGGAGTCGGTTCTACGGTGCCCTCGATCTTGTCGCTATCGACGAATCACACACCTACACCGGTATCGAAGGTATGCACGTCGCATGGATTCTTCGACGCATGAAACGCGTCGCCACCTACTGGGGCGGCAACCCACAGTACACTCTTACCTCCGCTACAATCGGGAACCCGCACGCTCACTCTTTAGAACTGCTTAACGAGTCAGTCACAGTCATTGACGACGATGGGTCACCGCACGGTCCACGAGACATCGTCCTTTGGAACCCACCACCCAGAGACAAAACCCGAGACGCAACCCCAGACGACGCACCATTTACGACTACAGATCAAGACAGTGAAACCGAGGAATCTGACACCGAATTCGTTGCCGAACGTGTCCCAGCAAGCGTCGAAGCCCCGAAAGTATTCAACCACCTCACCTCCAGTGAGATTCGCACCCTCCTGTTTTGTCCAAGCCGAAAACTCACCGAACTCAGTATTCAACGCGCAGACGACCACCGGAAACACAACACTCGTGAGTACGACCTCACCACTAAACCACAACGAGAAGCCTACAACGCCGGGCTCGGCCGCCGAACACGACACTCACGTGAACACCAATTCAAAACAGATGTTCTCACCGGACTCGCAACCACATCAGCGCTCGAACTCGGGATCGATATCGGCGATTTAGACGCTACCGTTCTCATGGGATACCCAGGACAACGACAATCGTTCTGGCAGCGAATTGGTCGCGCAGGCCGCGAAGCCAGTCACAGTCTCTCTGTTCTTGTCGGTGACCATCGTACCCTTGACCAGTACATCATCAACCACCCCGAATACTTACTTGAAAACGACGTCGAAGACGCCGTCGTCGACACGTCAAACAACTCTGTGTTCGCCACACACGTCTTGTGTGCAAGCGACGAAATCGCGCTTACAGAGGATGACTTAGGAACGTTCGCCGAAACAGACCGTCTTCAAGCTGCCGTCCAAATGTGGCGCGAAGCAGGCTACATCGACGGCTACCTTGATGCTGCCGCCCACTACTGTGGTCCAAGCCGACCCCAAACACAAGTTAACCTGTATGGAAACAACGACACAGACTACCGACTCGAATTAGCACCCGATGTCGACCGCGACCATTGGGGACTCCCCGACGACCTTGATTTAGAGCCAGTTGAACAAAATCGAGCTTACCGAGACTACCACGAAGGTGCAGTCCGCCTCCAAAACGGTCAACAGTTCGAAGTCGTGAACGTGGACGAAGAGCGACCTCAACCCGTTATTCAACTCAAACCAGTTGATCACGACTACTACACGCGAACACAAAACAAAGTCAACGTATTAGATGCTGACTCCGAGGAAACACGAGACATCAACGGGTTCACGCTTCACTTCGGCCGGGGAACCGTGCTCGTCCACTATCACTCGTACGACCAAATGTACATCAGCAACAGTGAACCGAAACAACAGATGCTCGCCACTGAGACGCCACCGATCCTCATGGACACCCAACTCTGCTGGGTTGAAGTCCCTGACGACGTCGAAAACGCTCTCGTGCGGAAATACCAAGACTATGGACTCGAAACCGGCGTTGACCCTGATGAAACCGGTATGGCTCACTTAGGATACGTTGCTGGGCTTCACGCTGCAGAACACGCAACCATACAAACCGCCCCACTCGAACTCAGAGTCGACAAAGACGACCTCGGCGGCCTCGCCACACTCGTCATGGATACTCACTACACTCACAACGAGTATGACGAAATCACGGACTCAATCGGTGAGTCATTCGAAGCCGCAAAACACGCCCTCGAACAACGAACCCAAGAATTAGGCGGACGCACCTGTTCAGGCTGGTTCATATACGACGGCGTCGAAGGCGGACTCGGCTTCGCACGCGCCATCTACGACAACTTCGAAGCGCTCTGTGAACGCGCCCGCGACCAACTCGAAAACTGTCAGTGCGGGCAACCAAACGGCTGTCCAGCCTGCACCTTCGACGAAAACTGCGGCAACGACAACAAACCACTCCTCCGCCAATCAGCAGTCGACGTTCTCAATCAGCTCCTTGGTGATGCTGACCGAGAGGACCTCTCAGAGTACCTTCCAGACGACGAGTACGGCGGCAACCGTCGCCCCGTCGTTTTCTACTCGTAATCCCTGTTCAGCTCCTAATTATGACAATTTACTGACCGCCTCTTTCCGTTACAAAGCTTAGAGGATACGAGCATGACAAATTATACCCGATGATTGTCAAATAATATTAAATTTTATTAAATCTAGTAACTAATTCCTTTTTATGCCCACATTGAAAGCTTACGTAAACGACGACGGGTACTATATCAACGCCCGGCCATCGGATGCTGGTAACGTCACCTATCAGGTTGATCCAAGCATCTGGGATTTTCTTGAAAAGATGGACTACTCACACGGATCTGAAATTGAATGGGGTCTAATCAAACCGTTCCGACTCGCAGGCCTCATATACACAGAAGGCGGCGGTGTTGACGACATTGCCGACGAAATCCCTGAACTAGACCCCTCGAAACTGTCTGAGTTATCAGATGATGCTATAGAAACATTGCTAGAATATATTGAATCGAGAGGCGACCTCAGTCCAAGCCTCAAGGAGAAAATCCGAGCATATATTATAGAAAATGGCAGTCACAAATCGACGGACCTGACTGACGAAATTCAGAAAGCTGTCGACTCAACTCTGGGATTCACTTGGAAGAGTCAAAGTGTGACTGTTGACTCCGAAAAAGTACAACATTGGAGGACAACCGATATCAAAATAAAAATCAAGAAGGTCTTCTTTCCGTCAGATTCGGATACCCAGATCACTCATACTATCTCTGTCACA
This sequence is a window from Halohasta litchfieldiae. Protein-coding genes within it:
- a CDS encoding AAA family ATPase, with protein sequence MKIIDVTLENIKSYEDRTTISLRGGVTAILGKNGSGKSTIQEAIGFALFDSLPFNNKEFVREGASSGTVEVTIELDEADGLQRYRVTRSAGYSKYGVARYDGERDEWIDQDIDSKKALMKWLCARFDLKDSDELGNLWESCIGVPQTRFLSDFAQRPAARKSTFDELLNIDAYEESWSTLKGVPDQIKAERGQVREEIRELTGEVQSLPEEREDRARLEAEIDELSAEISSAEAELTKAEDRYEELEAIEGRIAEIEGDIEQNEQAIEAKESALEVAETELKTAREAERKCEEAREGYEEYRDAKAQQEALEEQIDELEKLRTEQQEQEAELGKLEIRQEALEEQVKKHEVARENLEEYEAQKDRYEELEDRISELEADQKTVERLEGEISDLDSDARDTLTELREEVEIIEEVEAEAAKVVDAADLREEIGEIKAEIASLNAEETDLKEKLEQLEDAEVDAPCPTCGKSLKADHRTDLIEEREARIEEIQSQQEALAQEISELEAELSEAEKVEKRVSKLDMRRNQVSELQDDLRELNGERNETRERIVSLREAIDELPGLQEERDSLEDANDAYYTAKAQVDEYADAPSELGEVEESIESVDAEIERLDEEIDEFGDVEDELEAVKETLSETEEAYQQFERNKQAAEKLEERQAAVAEIEETLESLNDEGEDLSDKLEAENEAFDTDEYETLGEQIADYNKQINTLSGQRSEKEKTLENVSATVEKLEGKLEERKQEFERLRELAADQKFASWVRDNVRAAGPKMRNVITDRIGKRADAIFRSIRGEKAEQLEWTSDYDIVVTDADVQKSFSTLSGGEKMAAALAVRLAILEQISGLGIAFLDEPTANLDQDKKANLVGQLNRLDAFEQLTVISHDSTFDSMTDYSITIEKTSQTSEVMSD
- a CDS encoding metallophosphoesterase family protein — protein: MKFAHLADIHLGHRQYGLKQREDDMMNTFEATLQLIMQDDPDAIVLPGDLFHSRDLRPKVLEAAEKGLNVVPDDVPVLVSRGNHDENLTPREVTWLNYLHRRGHIVLLEADLESESEAARFEQYDAEDPGDDSGFYDIETPDGTVRVFGLQWRGARTDTALEQIATGIQRTAEEYGQAEYTVLLGHFGIEDEVPALGGNVTHAELREVRQEVDYLALGHIHKCYDASGWIFNPGSPEAHSTAEARDDWEHGYYNVELSQADDEYEGPGQLAHDVVHNSSRRRPFFTIELDVTPFDSAGELETAFGEHIEEQQASLREMLGREEFLLGSDHREPLLDLRFVGTLQFDRGSFRVDELAEQAGTACNALYVQTNTSRVTTAEIQELLADLDDDEVFINGRLQTAALEKRVFETIATESEYSEQSESVATLLGDAHRMAQDGENTDDIVDVVSSSRRDLFPEAADGVVLDVEEDPFGNAEEEAETGGADRDAAVVEGDSE
- a CDS encoding Piwi domain-containing protein, coding for MIREDNLDNKWAVRNTALGLVAGAGGIPWRVDEMPGEVDCFVGLDATRDPKTGQFLGASANVVLADGTVFVSKTQSLQSGETFDEDAIIDILKDVNREFVRAEGDSPSNIVIHRDGRVFEDVDTIVEPFDEIGIEIDIVDVRKSGAPRAAILQNGDFQIDHKGQLFIAQNDEFGFLTTTGRPEFDESDGLGTPRALRVVRRAGDTPMQTLLEQVYWLSESHIGSDQGSTRLPITTYYADKCAESAREGYLINGELIRGVPYV
- a CDS encoding DUF4143 domain-containing protein, whose protein sequence is MSETERSQNFITDAKHHNGWWSDETSQSLSRAVALTPRSDFYNIFKITSNKREDGAENLTYSIFGQTGIGKTTLLHQLIAALLNTVDFPDNNQNISLESSVSPRQVLYVPLEDSLYHLEHPDKGIKPLEKVIDYFKTHVAPRQGPKFIFIDDVNALNITEDKKSALLDIVDNETYLFLTGIVAKQTTLSGLSGADKIDEIIGPIPILPMKFVDAIKTEGVLGTEFDADFGTQIESYQSTGLPGNSPIKTIRDGLKLSNSETSIETAVETLDELHFGILDSTVRDNLHDAARDYLRQNGALHHNHDATVRNELAKSHFLLFLYKELSKYASIQNPENLHRISSIAASHAGEEIQYTKISDQIGVDRRTVDSYLNVLDEGIAVTESHDFSLRRYRRTRLYLRNPRHLVLLSQRQEHYGFEDYAQQNVLNHEFEYKLARTVAFDHAKRLAYYVEAYDVEYTETDTGLIDYILHQNGQVLPFIFSYHPHTDAPEQIATEFDPNVGQHTKRDSEELQEFNYEAPYRFIITDSLPQSATENQSLYVERGEINLCYLPYWLFLLIS